One region of Papaver somniferum cultivar HN1 unplaced genomic scaffold, ASM357369v1 unplaced-scaffold_131, whole genome shotgun sequence genomic DNA includes:
- the LOC113332266 gene encoding protein C2-DOMAIN ABA-RELATED 11-like: protein MGEKVGVLKVTVVQGKQLVIRDFRTSDPYVVLKLGNQVVKTKVINSCLNPVWNEELSLNVTQSPGVLNIEVFDKDRFKSDDKMGTAHLNLQQIAAAARLKQVIKAGPGESTKIRTILPDSDNCLVRESYVSCVNGEIVQDVWLRLCGVESGELELKLKWVEDQLPTTPVPS, encoded by the coding sequence ATGGGAGAGAAAGTTGGTGTGTTAAAAGTGACAGTAGTCCAAGGAAAGCAGCTAGTTATTCGAGATTTCAGAACCAGCGATCCTTATGTTGTACTCAAGCTGGGTAATCAGGTTGTTAAGACCAAGGTTATCAACAGTTGCCTTAATCCCGTTTGGAACGAGGAGCTGAGCTTGAATGTTACTCAGTCGCCTGGTGTTCTCAACATAGAGGTGTTTGACAAAGATCGGTTCAAATCAGATGACAAAATGGGAACTGCACACCTAAACCTTCAACAGATCGCAGCCGCAGCAAGGCTGAAACAAGTAATAAAGGCTGGCCCAGGTGAGTCGACTAAGATAAGGACAATACTCCCTGATAGTGATAACTGTCTAGTTAGAGAGAGCTATGTAAGTTGTGTAAATGGGGAGATTGTGCAGGATGTCTGGTTGAGACTTTGTGGTGTAGAATCTGGGGAACTTGAGCTGAAGCTTAAGTGGGTTGAAGACCAACTTCCAACTACTCCTGTCCCTTCTTAA
- the LOC113332305 gene encoding keratin, type II cytoskeletal 2 epidermal-like, with product MAKKKAAAFLILYLMFSYLFITVSAGFSGGGGRSSSGSSRGSSSSGSSSRGSSSRGSSGGSGKGSGSGARSSGGGGKGGDGSYYSPGVGYIPYSPGVGYIPSPTNAGSLTNNHHKGNGAFPLFATLTAVALVM from the exons ATGGCGAAGAAAAAAGCAGCAGCGTTTCTTATCTTGTACCTGATGTTTTCGTATTTGTTCATAACAGTTTCAG CCGGTTTCAGCGGTGGTGGTGGACGTAGTAGCAGTGGCAGTAGTCGGGGAAGTAGTAGCAGTGGCAGCAGCAGTCGGGGAAGTAGCAGCCGTGGCAGCAGCGGCGGAAGTGGAAAGGGTAGTGGCAGTGGTGCACGCAGCAGTGGTGGAGGTGGAAAGGGTGGCGATGGTAGTTACTATTCTCCTGGAGTTGGTTACATCCCTTATTCTCCTGGAGTTGGTTACATCCCTTCCCCTACTAATGCTGGAAGCCTCACAAATAACCATCACAAGGGTAATGGTGCATTCCCATTGTTTGCCACGCTCACCGCCGTTGCCCTAGTTATGTAA
- the LOC113332304 gene encoding omega-hydroxypalmitate O-feruloyl transferase-like — protein sequence MSTEVPVCVYKSQPALIFPEKPTPKCPLYLSNTDNLNFLRHTKVEFMFVYRKSIPINNLKSSLSKVLFHYYPLAGRFRNCAEDEDRLEVDCNGKGALLAEGFMDFTADEFLDDNAWLDMAWKDKLLFKVDAKSDSDIPPLVIQVTYLSCGGMLMCIHMNHCITDGVGASKFLHDWAHLHAKPNMDLPISPVHNHGLTFEALAAHVWRCYIKALNLPSSLKIKLLFPAIIRTKIEPNLPKGYYGNSFIYACAKTTVKEIVTAKVNDIVKLIQNSKRRVLSNDYVRSMIDIIEEKNLQLAMSTTLAISDWRTLGIEKLDFGEGKPLHAGQLSSETWCLFLPQIGGCNAIKVLVSIPKKIVHKFEYYMMNDILQKDDELINGEFEFEGNNIKSRI from the exons ATGTCCACTGAAGTACCAGTTTGTGTTTACAAGTCCCAACCAGCTCTAATCTTCCCTGAAAAACCAACTCCAAAATGTCCATTATATCTCTCTAACACGGATAATCTAAATTTTCTGAGGCATACTAAAGTCGAATTCATGTTTGTTTATAGAAAATCAATACCAATTAATAATTTAAAATCTTCTCTTTCTAAAGTTCTTTTTCATTACTATCCATTAGCTGGAAGGTTTAGAAATTGTGCAGAAGATGAGGATAGACTTGAAGTTGATTGTAATGGTAAAGGTGCTTTACTTGCTGAAGGATTCATGGATTTTACTGCTGATGAGTTTTTAGACGATAATGCATGGCTTGACATGGCTTGGAAGGACAAGCTCTTGTTTAAAGTTGATGCTAAAAGTGACTCGGATATTCCTCCTCTTGTGATTCAG GTAACATATCTAAGCTGCGGAGGAATGTTGATGTGCATCCACATGAACCACTGTATTACTGATGGTGTTGGTGCATCAAAATTTTTGCACGATTGGGCACACCTACATGCTAAACCCAACATGGATCTTCCTATTTCCCCTGTCCACAACCATGGCCT TACATTTGAAGCACTTGCTGCGCACGTCTGGCGCTGCTATATTAAAGCCTTAAATCTTCCTTCATCACTCAAAATCAAACTCTTGTTCCCAGCTATCATTAGGACAAAAATAGAACCAAATTTACCAAAAGGATATTACGGCAACAGTTTCATATACGCATGTGCTAAAACTACAGTTAAAGAAATAGTCACCGCTAAAGTGAATGATATTGTAAAACTAATTCAGAACAGTAAAAGAAGAGTATTGTCAAATGATTATGTGAGATCTATGATTGATattattgaagaaaaaaactTACAACTAGCTATGTCAACAACATTAGCTATATCTGATTGGAGAACGCTGGGGATCGAGAAATTGGATTTTGGTGAAGGTAAGCCTTTACATGCGGGTCAATTAAGTAGTGAGACTTGGTGTTTGTTTTTACCGCAGATTGGTGGCTGTAATGCCATAAAAGTTCTTGTTTCAATACCAAAGAAGATTGTGCACAAATTTGAATATTACATGATGAATGATATTCTCCAGAAAGATGACGAGTTGATCAATGGAGAGTTTGAGTTTGAAGGAAACAACATCAAGAGTAGGATATGA